The genomic region CTCACCGAGAGCCTCCAGCGGCTCCTCGTGCGGGCCGTGGAACGCCTCGCCGGCACGGGCGGAGACCCCGTGGTCCAGCTCCAGACGAACTTCGGCGGCGGGAAGACCCACTCGCTTCTTGCCCTGTACCACCTCTTCTCGGGGAAGGCCCCGCGCGAGCTCCCGGGAGTGGAGGAACTCCTCGCCGAGGCTGGGGTGGAGAAGCTCCCGGCGGTCCACCGGGTGGTCCTGGTAGGGAACAAGATCTCGCCAGCCAACCCAACGAAGAAACCCGACGGAACGGAGGTTCGCACCCTATGGGGTGAACTCGCCTGGCAGCTCGGCTACGCCAAGGGCGGAGAGAAGGAGGCGCGGAAGGCGTTCGACCGGATCCGGGCCGACGATGAGCGAGCAACGAGCCCCGGCGACCGGCTACGGGAGCTCCTGCGCGACTACAGCCCGTGCCTCATCCTCATTGATGAGTGGGTGGCCTATGCCCGCCAGCTCCACGACGGCGCCGACCTCCCCGCGGGAAGCTTCGAGACCCAGTTCACGTTCGCCCAAGCCCTCACCGAGTCGGCAAAGGCGGCCCCGCAATGCCTGGTGGTGGTGAGCTTGCCGGCGTCGGAGAGCGAGGTCTCGCCCCACGCCCAGGTCGAGGATGCCGAGGTGGGGGGGCTGCGCGGACGTGAGGCCCAGGATCGGCTGCGAAACGTGATCGGCCGGGTGGAGTCGTCGTGGCGGCCGGCCAGCGCCGAGGAGAGCTTCGAGATCGTCCGCCGGCGCCTGTTCCAACCCCTGGCTGGCCCAGAGGAGTTCAAAGCCCGCGATGTGACCGCGCGGGCGTTCGCCGACTTCTACCGCCAGCACCGCGACGACTTCCCCCCGGAATGCCGCGAGGCGGACTACGAGGCGCGGATCAAAGCCGCGTACCCCATCCACCCCGAGATCTTCGACCGCCTGTACAGCGACTGGTCCACGCTCCTCAAGTTCCAGCGGACGCGGGGCGTGTTGCGGCTGATGGCAGCGGTCATCCATTGCCTGTGGGAACGGGGTGATAAGAACCCGCTCATCCTCCCCTCCACGATCCCGCTCGACGAGCCACGGGTCCAGTTCGAGCTCACGCGGTACCTCTCGGACAACTGGGCCCCGGTGATTGAGAAGGACATCGACGGGCCGAACTCTCTTCCCGTGAGGCAGGATGGGGAGGCGTCGAACCTCGGGAAGTACGCGGCGTCACGACGCGTGGCGCGGACGATCTTCCTTGGGTCGGCCCCGATCCAGAAAGCGGCCCACCAGGGGATCGAGGACCGGCGCGTCCACTTGGGGTGCGTGATGCCGGGCGAGCCGGTGGCCGTGTTCGGGGATGCCCTCCGCCGGCTGGCCGCAGGGGCGACGTACCTCTACCAGGACGGCCACCGCTACTGGTACGCGACCCAGCCGACCGTGACCAAACTCGCCGAGGACCGGGCCGAGCAGTTGGTGCGCGAACCGGATAGGGTCGCGAAGGAAATCGAGGCCTGCGTGCGCAGGGATGTACGGGAGCGCGGGGACTTCGCAGGGGTGCACCCGTTCCCGCAGTCGAGCGCAGACGTGCCCGACGATCGCGATGCCCGGCTCGTGGTGCTGGGGATCTCCACCCCGCACGGCAAGGGGGAGGAGAGCCCGGCCCTGGTGGCAGCCCAGAAGATCCTGGAGACGCGGGGCAATGCGCCCCGCCTCTACCGCAACGCGCTTGTGTTCCTGGCTCCCGACCGATCCCACCTCCCGGATCTGGAGGCGGCCCTGCGGCGGTACCTCGCCTGGGGTTCGATCCTCCGGGACAAGGACACCCTCGACCTCTCGCCATCTCAGGTGCGCAGCGCCGAGGAACGGCTGCAGGGGGAGGAGGCTACGGTCGCGGCCAAGCTCCCCGAGGTCTACCAGTGGCTCCTCGTCCCTGTTCAGCCGAGCCCCCAGGAGCCGGTCCGATGGGAGGAGTTCCGCCTCCAGGGGAGCGATCCGCTCGCCGTGCGGGCGGGGAAGAGGCTGCGGAACCAAGAGCTCCTCGTGACGAGCTTGGGCGGAACGCGGCTGCGGCTGGAGCTCGACCGGGTGCCGTTGTGGCGCGGAGACCACGTGGAAGTGCGCCAGCTCGGGGACGACTTCG from Candidatus Bipolaricaulis anaerobius harbors:
- a CDS encoding Swt1 family HEPN domain-containing protein; the encoded protein is MATTNHERVGKALELLKIGLGPFIEREVKTLSDDEAHRLVERLSADERLASGKPLSQWDAAALLKLMWDGWQPVFRRTLGPVERSLVSELREIRNRWAHQEAFSSDDAYRALDSVERLLTAVSAREAAEVAKMKRQLLRQQFDEEVRGEKRRVGGSLVEAAATGALRPWREVISPHPDVASGHYQEAEFAADLWQVYRGEGSDEYKNPVDFFRRTYLTESLQRLLVRAVERLAGTGGDPVVQLQTNFGGGKTHSLLALYHLFSGKAPRELPGVEELLAEAGVEKLPAVHRVVLVGNKISPANPTKKPDGTEVRTLWGELAWQLGYAKGGEKEARKAFDRIRADDERATSPGDRLRELLRDYSPCLILIDEWVAYARQLHDGADLPAGSFETQFTFAQALTESAKAAPQCLVVVSLPASESEVSPHAQVEDAEVGGLRGREAQDRLRNVIGRVESSWRPASAEESFEIVRRRLFQPLAGPEEFKARDVTARAFADFYRQHRDDFPPECREADYEARIKAAYPIHPEIFDRLYSDWSTLLKFQRTRGVLRLMAAVIHCLWERGDKNPLILPSTIPLDEPRVQFELTRYLSDNWAPVIEKDIDGPNSLPVRQDGEASNLGKYAASRRVARTIFLGSAPIQKAAHQGIEDRRVHLGCVMPGEPVAVFGDALRRLAAGATYLYQDGHRYWYATQPTVTKLAEDRAEQLVREPDRVAKEIEACVRRDVRERGDFAGVHPFPQSSADVPDDRDARLVVLGISTPHGKGEESPALVAAQKILETRGNAPRLYRNALVFLAPDRSHLPDLEAALRRYLAWGSILRDKDTLDLSPSQVRSAEERLQGEEATVAAKLPEVYQWLLVPVQPSPQEPVRWEEFRLQGSDPLAVRAGKRLRNQELLVTSLGGTRLRLELDRVPLWRGDHVEVRQLGDDFARYVYLPRLKSPAVLAAAVSDGVGQLTWQKDGFAYAEDYDVATGRYRGLRAGAQVRVTEDDPGLVVKPDVAQRQLAAEVPAAPPARAADGKVQTGAGEPPEKEKKPRRPKRFHGTVVLDSTRAGRDASRVAEEVVAHLAGLPGAEVTVTLEIEALIPDGAPENVVRTVTENAAALKFASHGFEEE